Proteins encoded together in one Campylobacter concisus window:
- a CDS encoding M16 family metallopeptidase, giving the protein MKILDINVKNVKIPVVFESSKAMPVVSLKLVFKAAGSSQNGKLAGLARLSANLLNEGDMKLGSAKFAKELEVRAISLNASCGFETFCIDLNCLKEHFTFVCGKLKELLLAPNLTEEILNRCKTVTLGEIAANENDFDYVARQGLFELLYPKSVLAQPSIGTKKSIKAITLEDVRKFLNEHLDLSNLLCVLGGDIDEKQTKELAGVLEILKPGKVRKLERFSPSDKCESSEIIRQSEQAYIYFGAPFNVRPEEKYKAAVATFILGEGGFGSRLMEEIRVKRGLAYSAYARNLLNLSYSQLYGYMQTKNEKKDEAIAVIKEEILKFSKKGVSKAELEQAKKFLLGSLPLRLETLFKRLDIAQGEFYEHGELGAFLKDLDKISALSLSELNSFIKAHAEINQLSFCVLKNEI; this is encoded by the coding sequence ATGAAAATTTTAGATATCAATGTAAAAAATGTAAAAATCCCAGTCGTTTTTGAAAGCTCAAAAGCGATGCCAGTAGTGAGCCTAAAGCTAGTTTTCAAAGCAGCTGGTAGCTCGCAAAATGGCAAGCTAGCTGGTCTTGCAAGGCTAAGTGCAAATTTACTAAACGAGGGCGATATGAAGCTAGGCTCGGCTAAATTCGCTAAAGAGCTTGAAGTGCGGGCGATTAGCCTAAATGCAAGCTGCGGCTTTGAGACATTTTGCATCGATCTAAACTGCCTAAAAGAGCACTTTACCTTTGTGTGTGGCAAGCTAAAAGAGCTTCTGCTAGCTCCAAATTTAACAGAAGAAATTCTAAATAGGTGCAAAACCGTCACACTTGGCGAGATCGCAGCAAATGAAAACGACTTTGACTACGTGGCAAGGCAGGGGCTCTTTGAGCTTTTATATCCAAAAAGTGTGCTTGCCCAGCCAAGTATCGGCACTAAAAAGAGCATTAAAGCTATAACGCTTGAAGACGTAAGAAAATTTTTAAACGAGCATTTAGACCTTTCAAATTTACTTTGCGTGCTAGGTGGCGACATCGACGAGAAGCAGACAAAAGAGCTAGCTGGCGTTTTAGAGATACTAAAACCTGGCAAGGTGCGAAAGCTAGAGCGCTTTAGTCCAAGCGATAAATGCGAAAGCAGCGAGATCATCAGGCAAAGCGAGCAGGCATACATCTACTTTGGCGCGCCATTTAATGTGAGACCTGAAGAAAAATACAAGGCCGCAGTGGCGACATTTATTTTAGGCGAGGGTGGCTTTGGCTCGAGGCTCATGGAGGAGATACGCGTGAAAAGAGGGCTTGCATACAGCGCCTACGCTAGAAATTTGCTAAATCTCTCTTACAGCCAGCTATACGGCTATATGCAGACAAAAAATGAAAAAAAAGATGAGGCTATCGCCGTTATAAAAGAGGAAATTTTAAAATTTAGTAAAAAAGGCGTTAGCAAGGCCGAGCTTGAGCAGGCGAAGAAATTTTTACTTGGCTCGTTGCCGCTTAGGCTTGAGACGCTATTTAAGCGCCTTGACATCGCGCAGGGCGAGTTTTACGAGCATGGCGAGCTTGGGGCATTTTTAAAGGACCTTGATAAAATTTCAGCCCTTTCGCTAAGTGAGCTAAATAGCTTCATAAAAGCCCACGCAGAGATCAATCAGCTAAGTTTTTGCGTCTTAAAAAATGAAATTTGA
- a CDS encoding dehypoxanthine futalosine cyclase, producing MKRLSVKEATDLIENAPLHELGKMALARKKELHPEGITTFIVDRNINYTNVCWVDCKFCAFYRHAKEEDAYVLSFEEIGKKIEELIAIGGTQILFQGGVHPKLKIEWYEELVSYISKHYPSITIHGFSAVEIDYIARVSKISTKEVLRRLNEKGLYSMPGAGAEILSDRVRDIIAPKKCDTADWLRIHKEAHELDMKTTATMMFGTVESTREIVEHWEHIRNLQDETAGFRAFILWSFQGLNTKLMQEFPEIKKQSSNVYLRLLAVSRLFLDNFKNIQSSWVTQGSYVGQLALLFGANDLGSTMMEENVVKAAGASFRMNQDQMIELIKDVGEIPAKRNTNYDILEKF from the coding sequence TTGAAAAGACTTAGTGTAAAAGAGGCCACCGATCTTATAGAAAATGCACCGCTTCACGAGCTTGGCAAGATGGCGCTAGCTAGAAAAAAAGAGCTTCATCCAGAGGGCATCACGACCTTCATTGTAGATCGCAACATCAACTATACAAACGTCTGCTGGGTGGATTGTAAATTTTGCGCATTTTACCGCCACGCAAAAGAAGAAGACGCTTATGTGCTAAGTTTTGAGGAGATCGGCAAGAAGATCGAGGAGCTAATAGCCATCGGCGGCACGCAAATTTTATTTCAAGGTGGCGTTCATCCAAAGCTAAAGATCGAGTGGTACGAGGAGCTAGTAAGCTACATCAGCAAGCACTATCCAAGCATCACGATACATGGTTTTTCGGCCGTTGAGATCGACTACATCGCAAGAGTTTCAAAAATTTCTACAAAAGAGGTCTTAAGGCGCCTAAACGAAAAGGGCCTATACTCGATGCCAGGTGCTGGAGCGGAGATTTTAAGTGATAGAGTGCGTGACATCATCGCCCCTAAAAAGTGCGACACCGCAGACTGGCTTCGCATACACAAAGAGGCGCACGAGCTTGACATGAAAACGACTGCTACGATGATGTTTGGCACGGTTGAGAGCACTCGTGAGATCGTGGAGCACTGGGAGCACATCAGAAATTTACAAGATGAAACGGCTGGATTTAGGGCATTTATACTTTGGAGCTTTCAAGGGCTAAATACAAAGCTCATGCAAGAATTCCCAGAGATCAAAAAGCAAAGCTCAAACGTCTATCTAAGGCTTCTTGCGGTTTCAAGGCTCTTTTTGGATAACTTTAAAAATATCCAAAGTAGCTGGGTCACGCAGGGCAGCTACGTAGGCCAGCTAGCGCTTCTTTTTGGTGCAAACGACCTTGGTAGCACAATGATGGAGGAAAACGTCGTAAAGGCGGCAGGCGCAAGCTTTAGGATGAATCAAGACCAGATGATCGAGCTTATAAAAGATGTTGGAGAAATTCCAGCCAAACGCAACACAAACTACGATATTTTGGAGAAATTTTAG
- a CDS encoding copper resistance protein NlpE, protein MKNFIFALSAALLLAGCATSNQSASVPQGKCEVKGSCMAPVSSIEGTYKAFLPCASCMGIDSTLTLKKDGTFESVMNYKSKDNYKAVSKGKYSVKNGVITTVDEYKEKSFYKIEGESLKMLDMDQKEVTGELKDKYIFKRVK, encoded by the coding sequence ATGAAAAATTTTATCTTTGCACTAAGTGCGGCTCTACTTTTAGCAGGTTGCGCTACGTCAAACCAAAGCGCGAGCGTCCCACAAGGCAAATGTGAAGTAAAAGGTAGCTGCATGGCTCCAGTAAGCAGCATCGAAGGCACTTACAAGGCATTTTTACCTTGCGCTAGCTGCATGGGCATAGACTCAACCCTTACACTTAAAAAAGACGGCACATTTGAAAGTGTGATGAACTACAAGTCAAAAGACAACTACAAAGCCGTTAGCAAGGGCAAATACTCAGTCAAAAACGGCGTTATCACAACAGTTGATGAGTATAAAGAGAAGAGCTTTTATAAGATCGAGGGTGAGAGCCTAAAGATGCTTGACATGGATCAAAAAGAGGTCACTGGCGAGCTAAAAGACAAATACATCTTTAAACGCGTAAAATAA
- a CDS encoding SPFH domain-containing protein, with the protein MQVETFGVLVVVLVIFAFLFLKAGIKIVSQADNLLIERLGKFHKVLDGGFHIIIPFVDQIRAIITIKEQLVDITKQQVITKDNVNISVDGIVFLKVFDAKMAVYNVDNYKRAIANLAMTTLRGEIGAMNLDDTLSSRDRLNAALQVALGDAAGNWGVKIMRVEISEISVPLGIEEAMNMQMKAEREKRAIELKALAEKEALIRNAEALKQEKVLQAEAIERMADAKKYEQIAIATAQKEAMDMINDSMSKNANAAEFLLARDRVGAFSELAKNSSKDKILVPYEAAELIGSLSVLKNFLAKDKA; encoded by the coding sequence ATGCAAGTTGAGACATTTGGCGTTTTAGTCGTTGTTTTGGTCATTTTTGCATTTTTGTTTTTAAAAGCTGGCATCAAGATCGTATCGCAAGCAGATAACTTGCTGATCGAGCGACTTGGTAAATTTCACAAGGTGCTTGACGGGGGATTTCACATTATCATCCCATTTGTCGATCAGATAAGGGCGATCATAACTATAAAAGAGCAGCTTGTTGATATCACAAAACAGCAAGTCATCACAAAAGATAATGTTAATATAAGCGTCGATGGCATCGTCTTTTTAAAGGTATTTGACGCAAAAATGGCGGTTTATAACGTAGATAACTACAAACGCGCCATTGCAAATTTAGCAATGACAACGCTTCGTGGCGAGATAGGAGCGATGAACCTTGATGATACACTAAGCTCACGTGACCGCCTAAATGCCGCACTTCAAGTGGCTCTTGGCGATGCAGCTGGCAACTGGGGCGTAAAGATCATGAGAGTTGAAATTTCTGAAATTTCTGTCCCACTTGGCATCGAAGAGGCGATGAATATGCAGATGAAGGCTGAGCGTGAAAAGCGCGCGATCGAGCTAAAAGCTTTGGCTGAAAAAGAGGCTTTAATCCGCAATGCAGAGGCGCTAAAACAAGAAAAAGTGCTTCAAGCAGAGGCGATCGAGCGTATGGCTGATGCGAAAAAATACGAGCAAATCGCCATCGCAACTGCTCAAAAAGAGGCTATGGATATGATAAATGATAGCATGAGCAAAAATGCAAATGCGGCTGAATTTCTGCTTGCGCGCGACAGGGTCGGGGCATTTAGCGAGCTAGCTAAAAATAGCTCAAAAGATAAAATTTTAGTCCCTTATGAGGCGGCTGAGCTCATCGGCTCGCTTAGTGTCTTAAAGAATTTCTTAGCTAAGGATAAGGCGTGA
- the recG gene encoding ATP-dependent DNA helicase RecG produces MKFEASDRAKLLKIGVLSLLDLALVLPKGFEDTTIAKSPREGQVCINVKITSLASRPGMLTALAFCEQWQSSVKIVIFNAKSWHYGAFKTGKEMAIYGLCSYAFGSWQIVNPKITTKIGQIVPKFKTELKDEELKKLILKYLNLQNLLAEGLNEKEAKFLADLQRLDEQSVQILYRLKNDGEGLEILKFVEIFNYIKKLSAKKTYFKSPKIKLFDISSWLKGLPFTPTNDQINAINDIRDDLSAVQAKRRVIMGDVGSGKTLVILAAALSVYPQSAILMAPTSILSEQIYNEAKRLLPAFMNVMLVRSGEKKIDFGGANLIVGTHALLFHELPNSPLVMVDEQHRFGSNQRKKIEELASSEDERANFVQFSATPIPRTLSLIQSEIVNFSFLKQMPFKKNITSQILGASEFGFLLAHIKKQLAGGFQVAIIYPLVESSESSNYQSLSEAQGFWLKNFKNVFVTHGKDKEKEEILRRFREEGEILLSTTVVEVGISLPRLNTIVIVGAERLGLATLHQLRGRVGRNGGDGYCFLFTKLKEAPARLKEFCATNDGFKVAELDLKNRQSGDILNGFFQHGATFNFYDYEDDITQAAKARVAEIKNNV; encoded by the coding sequence ATGAAATTTGAAGCAAGCGACAGAGCAAAACTTCTAAAAATAGGCGTGCTTAGCCTGCTTGACCTTGCTCTCGTGCTACCAAAGGGCTTTGAGGATACGACGATCGCTAAGAGCCCAAGAGAAGGGCAAGTCTGCATAAATGTAAAGATCACATCGCTCGCCTCGCGCCCTGGCATGCTGACAGCACTTGCCTTTTGCGAGCAGTGGCAAAGTAGCGTAAAGATCGTCATTTTTAACGCAAAATCTTGGCACTACGGCGCTTTTAAGACAGGCAAAGAGATGGCTATATATGGGCTTTGCTCCTACGCCTTTGGCTCGTGGCAGATCGTAAATCCAAAAATCACCACAAAAATAGGCCAGATCGTGCCTAAATTTAAGACCGAGCTAAAAGATGAGGAGCTAAAAAAACTCATCTTAAAATATCTAAATTTACAAAATTTACTGGCCGAGGGCTTAAATGAAAAAGAGGCTAAATTTCTAGCTGATCTGCAAAGGCTAGATGAGCAAAGCGTGCAAATTTTATACCGCTTAAAAAATGATGGTGAGGGTTTAGAAATTTTAAAATTTGTAGAAATTTTTAACTACATAAAAAAGCTAAGTGCTAAAAAAACCTACTTTAAAAGCCCCAAGATCAAGCTTTTTGATATAAGCTCTTGGCTTAAGGGCCTGCCATTTACGCCGACAAATGATCAGATAAACGCCATAAATGACATCAGAGACGACCTTAGCGCCGTGCAGGCAAAAAGGCGCGTCATAATGGGCGATGTGGGAAGTGGTAAGACGCTTGTGATCCTAGCAGCAGCGCTAAGCGTCTATCCGCAAAGTGCCATTTTGATGGCGCCAACAAGCATCTTAAGCGAGCAAATTTATAATGAAGCAAAGAGGCTTTTGCCTGCTTTTATGAATGTGATGTTGGTGCGAAGTGGGGAGAAAAAGATAGACTTTGGCGGGGCAAATTTGATCGTTGGCACGCATGCGCTACTCTTTCACGAGCTGCCAAACTCGCCGCTTGTTATGGTCGATGAGCAGCACCGCTTTGGCTCAAACCAGCGCAAAAAGATAGAGGAGCTGGCTTCAAGCGAGGACGAGCGAGCAAATTTCGTGCAGTTTTCAGCTACGCCAATACCAAGGACGCTAAGTTTAATCCAGTCTGAGATCGTAAATTTTAGCTTTTTAAAGCAGATGCCATTTAAGAAAAATATAACGAGCCAAATTTTAGGCGCTAGCGAGTTTGGCTTTTTGCTAGCTCACATCAAAAAGCAGCTTGCAGGAGGCTTTCAAGTGGCTATCATCTATCCGCTAGTTGAGAGCAGTGAGAGCTCAAACTACCAAAGTCTAAGCGAGGCGCAGGGCTTTTGGCTAAAGAATTTTAAAAATGTCTTCGTCACGCACGGAAAAGACAAAGAGAAAGAGGAAATTTTAAGGCGATTTAGAGAAGAGGGTGAAATTTTGCTCTCAACCACCGTTGTTGAGGTGGGTATCTCGCTACCAAGGCTAAATACGATAGTGATCGTGGGCGCTGAGCGGCTGGGGCTTGCCACGCTTCATCAGCTGCGAGGCAGAGTGGGGCGAAATGGCGGCGATGGATACTGCTTTTTATTTACCAAGCTAAAAGAGGCGCCAGCTAGGCTAAAAGAATTTTGTGCGACAAATGACGGCTTTAAGGTGGCCGAGCTCGATCTGAAAAACCGCCAAAGCGGCGATATACTAAATGGCTTTTTCCAGCACGGAGCGACCTTTAACTTTTATGACTACGAGGATGATATCACGCAGGCTGCAAAGGCCAGAGTGGCGGAAATTAAAAATAACGTTTAG
- a CDS encoding NfeD family protein, translating into MISPYIMLAIGAVLFALEFTLFSFYLLFFGLAFIIVGAVNFGIAFEWPYQILGVAALAIVLLALLKAPLKSKFMARKESFNEEFLDEAGVGEIRENMVYFKGTLWKYDGALKNGEKVQVLGTKGDKVILK; encoded by the coding sequence GTGATCAGCCCTTATATAATGTTAGCCATTGGCGCAGTTTTATTCGCCCTTGAATTTACGCTATTTTCGTTTTATCTGCTATTTTTTGGCTTAGCTTTTATCATCGTCGGAGCGGTAAATTTTGGCATTGCCTTTGAGTGGCCATATCAAATTTTAGGCGTTGCAGCACTTGCGATTGTCTTGCTGGCACTTTTAAAAGCGCCGCTAAAGAGCAAATTTATGGCTAGAAAAGAGAGCTTTAATGAGGAATTTTTAGATGAAGCCGGCGTTGGCGAGATCAGAGAAAATATGGTCTATTTTAAAGGCACTCTTTGGAAGTATGACGGAGCGCTAAAAAATGGCGAAAAAGTGCAAGTTTTAGGCACTAAAGGCGACAAAGTTATATTAAAATAA